The Vibrio nitrifigilis genome window below encodes:
- a CDS encoding DUF2835 domain-containing protein — protein MNQYYFSLNISYQRFFEYYSGAAATVMVVTDNGLRLQLPAARFRPHLSQLGIRGRFRLTTDSHNKFKQLDKL, from the coding sequence ATGAATCAATATTATTTTTCGCTTAACATCTCTTATCAACGCTTTTTTGAGTATTACTCTGGAGCGGCAGCCACGGTGATGGTCGTGACGGATAATGGGCTGCGACTACAATTACCCGCAGCGCGTTTTCGTCCGCATTTAAGCCAACTGGGAATTCGAGGTCGGTTTCGCTTAACCACCGATAGTCATAATAAATTCAAACAACTAGATAAATTATAA